In Oryzias melastigma strain HK-1 linkage group LG16, ASM292280v2, whole genome shotgun sequence, a single genomic region encodes these proteins:
- the rps19 gene encoding 40S ribosomal protein S19, with translation MPGVTVKDVNQQEFVRALAAFLKKSGKLKVPDWVDLVKLGKHKELAPSDENWFYIRAASTVRHLYLRGGAGVGSMTKIYGGRKRNGVCPAHHSVGSKNVARKVLQALELLKMIEKSPNGGRRLTPSGTRDLDRIAGQVAAANKKSA, from the exons ATGCCAGGCGTTACAGTGAAAGACGTCAACCAGCAGGAGTTTGTCCGTGCCCTGGCTGCTTTTCTGAAAAA GTCAGGAAAGCTAAAGGTGCCTGACTGGGTGGACCTTGTTAAACTGGGTAAGCACAAGGAGCTTGCTCCCAGTGATGAGAACTGGTTCTACATCAGAGCAG CATCCACTGTTCGCCACCTGTATCTTCGAGGAGGTGCCGGCGTTGGCTCCATGACCAAGATCTATGGTGGTCGCAAGAGGAACGGAGTGTGCCCTGCTCACCACAGCGTTGGCTCAAAGAATGTGGCTCGCAAGGTGCTGCAGGCTCTTGAGCTGCTTAAGATGATTGAAAAGAGTCCCAATGG tggcCGCAGACTAACCCCTTCGGGAACCAGAGACCTGGACCGAATTGCTGGACAG GTCGCAGCTGCAAACAAGAAATCTGCTTAA